The Sandaracinus amylolyticus genomic interval AAGGATCTCGGCTGGGCGGTCGTCTGCAAGCGGCAGATGGAGAAGCATCCGCGCTTCGGCGATCTCCACGTCGGCACGATCGTCGACGCGCTCGCTCCGGTGAGCTCGGCGGGCGAGGTGATCCACGCCGCGTACGAGTGGCTGGAGCGCGCAGGCGTCGAGCTCGTCATCGCGAACCAGAGCGACCCGCGGTGGATCCGAGCGTTCGAGGAGAACGCGTTCCTGCGCTACGAGCGCGGCCGCTTCTTCTGCGCGGCGCCGCCGCTCGTCGAAGTGCTCTCGCCCTGGGAGGAGACGCGCGAGCGTCTGTTCCTCACGAACATGGATGGTCACGGGCCGATGGGTCTCTGATCGCGCGCGTGCGATCGGAGCCGCTCGGCCCGGGACTACGGTGGGCACTGCGCGCGAGTATCTGACCGCCCGAACGACGCACGAAGACGTGCAGAGGACGGGCGGATGGACTTCGAGTGGGACGAGGAGACGCGCGCGGTCCGGGCTCACGTGATGGACGTCGCGCGGCGGATGTTCCGCCGCGATCGACGCGAGGCGCGCGACCTGCGCGCGACGATGCGGGAGCTGGGCACGCTCGGCGTGCTCGGCATGCCCATCCCCGAGGTGAGCGGGGGCAACGGGGCGGGCGTCGTCGCCGCGGTCGCGGCCCTCGAGGCGCTCGGTGAAGCGGGCATCGACGGCGGCACCGCGTTCTCGCTCGGCGCGCAGGTCTGGGCGGTGCAGATGCCGATCCTCGCGTTCGGCAGCGACGCGCAGAAGGACGCGTACCTCCGCCGCCTCTGCACCGGCGAGATCGTCGGTGCGATCGCGCTGAGCGAGCCGGGCGCGGGATCCGATCTCTTCTCGATGCGCACCCGCGCCGAGGAGCGCGGCGATCGCGTCGTGCTCCACGGGCGCAAGGCGTGGATCACCAACGCGCCGATCGCCGACGTGTTCATCGTGCTCGCGGCCGTCGGCGAGGCCGCAGGCACGTTCGTTCGCACCGCCGCGTTCCTCGTCGAGCGCGACACACCCGGGCTGATCGTCGAAGCGCTCACGCCGAAGCTCGGCCTCGAAGAGAGCCCGATGGCCGAGGTGGTCCTCGACGGCTGCGAGGTGCCGAAGAGCGCGATGCTCGGGCGCTGGGGGCGCGGCGCGGAGATCTTCGAGCACGCGCTCACCTACGAGCGCGGCGCGCTCGCCGCGCCCTTCGTCGGCGCGATGAAGCGACAGCTCGACGCGTGCGTGGAGCACGCCGTCGAGCGCAGACAGTTCGGCTCGCCGATCGGCGCGTTCCAGGCGGTGTCGCACCGCATCGCGGACATGAAGCTGCGGCTCGAGACCGCGCGCCTCTTGCTCCACCGGTTCGCGCACACGATCGCGACCGGCGCCGACGCGACGCTCGAGGCGGCGCTCGTGAAGCTGCACGTGAGCGAGTCGTACGTGCAGTCGTCGCTCGACGCGATCCAGCTCCACGGCGCGTCGGGCTACGCGACCGAGCTCGGCGTCCACGCCGATCTGCGCGATGCGATCGGGCTTCGCATCGCTTCGGGGACCAACGAGATCCAGCGCAGCGCGATCGCGCGATCGCTGGGAGTGGGGTGACGACGATGACGTTCCTCCTGCACGCGATGCTCGAACGGACCGCGGCGGAGCGCCCGGATCACCCGGCGATCCGCGAAGGACAGGTCGCGACCGACTACCGCACGCTCGCGCGGTGGAGCGCGGCGATCGCGGGCACGCTCCGCGCGCTCGGGGTGAAGCGCGGGGATCGCGTCGGGATCCACACCAAGAAGACGACGCGCACGCTCGCTGCGGTGTTCGGCGTGCTGCGCGCGGGCGCGGCCTACGTGCCGCTCGACCCCGGCGCGCCGCCGGCGCGCGTCGCGTACGCGATCGAGAACGCGGGCATCCGCGTGCTCGTCACGTCGCGCGCGCGGCTCGAGGAGCTCGGCGCGAACGGGCACCTGCGCGGCATCGAGGCGATCGTCGTCGTCGACGAGAGCGCGCCCGTCGCGGCGCAGCGCACCGCGCGCGGCGGTCCGCGCCTCGTCGGATGGGACGCGGCGATCGCGGATCCGGATCGCGCGTCGGCGCTGGTCGGTGTCGACACCGACCTCGCGTACATCCTCTACACGTCGGGCTCGACGGGCGTCCCGAAGGGCGTCGCGATCGACCACCGCGCGAGCACGTGCTTCGTGTCGTGGGCCGCGCGTCGCTTCGAGCTCACGCACGCCGATCGCGTCACGAGCCACGCGCCGCTGCACTTCGATCTGTCGACGTTCGACGTGTTCTCGAGCGTCGCGGCGGGCGCGACGATCGTGATCGTGCCCGAGGGCACGTCGACGTTCCCCGTGCGCTTCGCCGAGCTCCTCGAGCGCGAGCGCATCAGCGTCACGTACCTCGTGCCCTCCGCGCTCTCGATGATGTCGGAGCACGGCGAGCTCTCGAAGCGCGATCTCGGCGCGCTGCGCGCGGTGCTCTTCGCGGGCGAGGTGTTCGCGCCGAAGTACCTGCGGGCGTGGCTCGATCACGCGCCGAAGGCGCGCTTCTACAACCTCTACGGTCCGACCGAGACGAACGTCTGCACGTACCACGAGGTCGACCGCGAGGACGCGCGCACGCGCGACAAGCCGGTGTCGATCGGCGGTCCGATCGAGAACGTCGACACGTTCGTGATCGACGAGGACGGCGCGCACGTCACCACGCCGGGCGCGATCGGCGAGCTCTGGGTGCGCGGCGCGTGCCTCGCGCGCGGCTACTTCGGCGACGCGGAGAAGACGGCGCGCGCGTTCGTGCCGAGCCCGCTGCACCAGGGCGTGCTCGAGCTCGCGTACCGCACCGGCGATCGCGTGCGCATCGAGGCGGGCGGCACCTACGAGTTCCTCGGTCGCAACGACCACTTGGTGAAGACGCGCGGATACCGCGTCGAGCTCGGGGAGATCGAGACCACGCTCGGCTCGCACCCGGCGGTCTCGCACGCGGCCGCGGTGCCGGTGCCCGACGCGCTGGTGGGACACCTGATCCGCGCGTTCGTGGTGCTCGCGGACGGCGTCGCGGCGCCCTCGCCGGGCGACCTCGAGCAGTTCTGCGCCGAGCGACTGCCTCGCTACATGCTGCCCGAGTCGATCGACATCGTCGCCGAGCTGCCGCTCACGTCGAGCGGCAAGACCGACCGCCGTGCGCTCCTCGAGAGCGTCGCGGCACGAGAGGAGGCTGCGGAGTGAAGAACAGCGAGCGGATCGAGCGCTACGTGCTGAGCGACCTCGCGCGCGGTCGCGCGCGCGGCACGATCGGACCGAACGACGATCTCATCGAGGCGGGAATCCTCGACTCGCTCTCGATCGTGCACCTGATCCGCTATCTCGAGCAGGCGTTCGACATCGAGGTGCGCGACGAGGACATCGTGCCCGAGAGCTTCCGGACGCTCGCCGGCATCGACGCGCTCGTGGAACGCCTCACCGCGCGCACGCGCGTGGCGTGAAGCGAAAGGATCGACGAGAACGCGCGGTGAGCGCTCCGCGGAGCCGCTCACCGCTCGATCGAGAAGTTCTTTCGATTGAGCGACGCTCGGCGCGCCACATCGAGAGCGCTCGTCGATCCGGTGACCCTCGAAGCTCTCGCTCGAGAGCTCCTACCGATTGGGTGACCGTCGATGCTCTCGAATCGAGAAGACTTCTCGATCCGGTGACCCTCGAAGCTATCGGATCCGTAACTGCGCGGGCCTCACCACCCTCCGGGGTGGTCGGATCCGTAACCTTACGGATCTCACCACCCTCCGGGGTGGTCGAATCCGTAACTTCACGGACCTCACCACCCTCCGGGGTGGTCTCGGCCGGAACGTTACCGGTCGGACCATCCTCCCGGGTGGTCGTTTCGCCAAGATTGCGTCTCGACCATCCTCCGGGGTGGATCCGCGTCGTCAGGGGATGCCGCTGACGCGCCTGGGCGTGCCGCCTGCGCCCCAGCAGTACACGCCGTCGTCGATGACCGCGCACGACTCGCCGGTGCCTGCGGACATCTGCGTCGCGTCGGCGTCGACGATCACCTCGGGCGTCCCGCCGAGGTCGCGGCCCCAGCAGCGCACCGCGCCGCCGACCAGCGCGCACGCGTCCTGCGAGCGCACGGACACCTGCGTCGCGCCGCTCGCGATGCCCGTGACCGGCGCCGGGCTCGTGCTCATCGCCGGCGCGCCCGCGCCGCGGCCGAGCTGGTCGTACTCGTTGTCGCCCCAGCACACGACCGTGCCGCCGGTGCGCACCGCGCATGCCGAGACCGCGCCCGCGTCGAGATCGATCGCGTCGGTCAGACCGACCACCGGCGTCGCGGCGTCGCGCCTCGTCGTGCTCCCGTCGCCGAGCTGGCCCCACGTGTTCCCGCCCGCGCACTGCACCGCGCCGCTGCGCAGCCGCCAGCAGCAGAAGTCCGCGCCGACCGCGACCTGCACCGCGTCGCGCGGCGGCGTCCCGCAGCGCGTCGTCGGGCTCGTCACGCAGTCGTAGTCGAGCGACACGCACGCCGTGCTGCCGTCCGCGCGCACCGCGCACAACTCGGAATAGAACACGTCGATGTCGACGACGTTCGTGCCCGTCATCACCTCGACGGGCTCGGTGAAGCCGCACGTGTCGTCGCCGCCCCAGCAGTACACGTCGCCGCTCGTCGTGCGCGCGCACGTGTAGCCGACGCCGTCGAGATCGATCTCGACCGCATCCGTGAGGCCGGCGACCGACACCGCCGCGCTTCGATCCGTCTGCGTGCCGTCGCCGAGCTGACCGTACTGATTGCGGCCCCAGCACCACACCGTCCCGAGCGCGCTCACCGCGCACGCGTGCCCCGCGTCCGACGAGACCGCGACCGGCACCTCGCACGCGCGCTCGTCGACCGCTCCGTCGCAGTCGTCGTCGCGGCGATTGCACATCTCGGCCTCGGTGGGGTGCACCTCGGGATCGTCGTCCGCGCAGTCGTCGCCGCAGGTGCGCACGCCCTCGCCGCTCACGTTGCAGCACGTCGCGGCGAAGTAGCCGTCGCGATCGCGATCGAGCTCGCCGAACGTGTCCTGGCGGCAGTCCTCGTCGTGCGCCTCCGCGTCGCAGACCTCGACGCTGCCCGGGAAGCGGTCGCGGTCGTCGTCGTCGCAGTCGTCGCCGCCGCAGCCCATCGCCTCGCTGCCGTCGCCGTCCGCGTCGCACGCGTCGCAGCGCTCGGCGCTCTCGTCGCAGCCGTCGGCGGCGCACGGCGGGTCGCCCGCGACGCAGCCACGCGCGTCGGCGCCGGGCGCGCCCGGGGCGCAGCGCTCGACGCCGTTGCACCAAGCATCGTCGTCGCACGACTCGTCGCCGTCGCACGCGGTCGGGGTCGTCG includes:
- a CDS encoding acyl-CoA dehydrogenase family protein; amino-acid sequence: MDFEWDEETRAVRAHVMDVARRMFRRDRREARDLRATMRELGTLGVLGMPIPEVSGGNGAGVVAAVAALEALGEAGIDGGTAFSLGAQVWAVQMPILAFGSDAQKDAYLRRLCTGEIVGAIALSEPGAGSDLFSMRTRAEERGDRVVLHGRKAWITNAPIADVFIVLAAVGEAAGTFVRTAAFLVERDTPGLIVEALTPKLGLEESPMAEVVLDGCEVPKSAMLGRWGRGAEIFEHALTYERGALAAPFVGAMKRQLDACVEHAVERRQFGSPIGAFQAVSHRIADMKLRLETARLLLHRFAHTIATGADATLEAALVKLHVSESYVQSSLDAIQLHGASGYATELGVHADLRDAIGLRIASGTNEIQRSAIARSLGVG
- a CDS encoding amino acid adenylation domain-containing protein, whose amino-acid sequence is MTFLLHAMLERTAAERPDHPAIREGQVATDYRTLARWSAAIAGTLRALGVKRGDRVGIHTKKTTRTLAAVFGVLRAGAAYVPLDPGAPPARVAYAIENAGIRVLVTSRARLEELGANGHLRGIEAIVVVDESAPVAAQRTARGGPRLVGWDAAIADPDRASALVGVDTDLAYILYTSGSTGVPKGVAIDHRASTCFVSWAARRFELTHADRVTSHAPLHFDLSTFDVFSSVAAGATIVIVPEGTSTFPVRFAELLERERISVTYLVPSALSMMSEHGELSKRDLGALRAVLFAGEVFAPKYLRAWLDHAPKARFYNLYGPTETNVCTYHEVDREDARTRDKPVSIGGPIENVDTFVIDEDGAHVTTPGAIGELWVRGACLARGYFGDAEKTARAFVPSPLHQGVLELAYRTGDRVRIEAGGTYEFLGRNDHLVKTRGYRVELGEIETTLGSHPAVSHAAAVPVPDALVGHLIRAFVVLADGVAAPSPGDLEQFCAERLPRYMLPESIDIVAELPLTSSGKTDRRALLESVAAREEAAE
- a CDS encoding phosphopantetheine-binding protein, which gives rise to MKNSERIERYVLSDLARGRARGTIGPNDDLIEAGILDSLSIVHLIRYLEQAFDIEVRDEDIVPESFRTLAGIDALVERLTARTRVA
- a CDS encoding MopE-related protein, which gives rise to MRTSLLVSAPLVLVLLIACGEPAPAAPDGGSTPDGGQGDATTTPTACDGDESCDDDAWCNGVERCAPGAPGADARGCVAGDPPCAADGCDESAERCDACDADGDGSEAMGCGGDDCDDDDRDRFPGSVEVCDAEAHDEDCRQDTFGELDRDRDGYFAATCCNVSGEGVRTCGDDCADDDPEVHPTEAEMCNRRDDDCDGAVDERACEVPVAVSSDAGHACAVSALGTVWCWGRNQYGQLGDGTQTDRSAAVSVAGLTDAVEIDLDGVGYTCARTTSGDVYCWGGDDTCGFTEPVEVMTGTNVVDIDVFYSELCAVRADGSTACVSLDYDCVTSPTTRCGTPPRDAVQVAVGADFCCWRLRSGAVQCAGGNTWGQLGDGSTTRRDAATPVVGLTDAIDLDAGAVSACAVRTGGTVVCWGDNEYDQLGRGAGAPAMSTSPAPVTGIASGATQVSVRSQDACALVGGAVRCWGRDLGGTPEVIVDADATQMSAGTGESCAVIDDGVYCWGAGGTPRRVSGIP